From a single Arachis hypogaea cultivar Tifrunner chromosome 3, arahy.Tifrunner.gnm2.J5K5, whole genome shotgun sequence genomic region:
- the LOC112790651 gene encoding vacuolar protein sorting-associated protein 2 homolog 2 isoform X2, whose amino-acid sequence MNLFKKKTSPKEALRTSKREMAVATRGIEREIASLQMEEKKLVAEIKQTAKTGNEAATKILARQLVRLRQQITNLQGSRAQIRGVATHTQALYASTSISTGMKGATKAMAAMNKQMAPAKQAKVIREFQKQSAQMDMTIEMMSESIDETLDKDEAEEETEELTNQVLDEIGVDIASQLSSAPKGRIASRNTENVAPRPQESQDVEDLEKRLASLRRL is encoded by the exons ATGAACCTCTTCAAGAAGAAAACCTCACCCAAAG AGGCTCTGCGGAcaagtaagagggaaatggcggTTGCAACAAGAG GCATTGAAAGAGAGATAGCATCACTTCAGATGGAG GAAAAAAAATTGGTAGCTGAGATCAAACAAACAGCTAAAACTGGAAATGAG GCTGCCACTAAAATCCTGGCTCGCCAACTTGTTCGATTACGACAACAAATAACCAATTTGCAGGGAAGTCGTGCCCAGATCAGGGGTGTAGCAACTCACACACAG GCATTATATGCAAGCACTTCAATCTCAACGGGAATGAAGGGGGCAACAAAAGCAATGGCAGCAATGAACAAG CAAATGGCACCAGCAAAACAGGCTAAAGTGATTAGAGAATTCCAAAAGCAATCGGCACAAATGGACATGACG ATTGAGATGATGTCAGAATCTATAGATGAAACTTTAGACAAAGATGAAGCCGAGGAAGAAACAGAAGAGCTCACTAATCAG GTTCTTGATGAGATTGGAGTGGATATTGCATCCCAG TTATCTTCGGCGCCAAAAGGCCGGATTGCTTCAAGGAATACCGAAAATGTTGCTCCAAG ACCGCAGGAATCCCAAGATGTTGAAGATCTTGAAAAGAGATTGGCTTCTCTTAGAAGATTATAG
- the LOC112790651 gene encoding vacuolar protein sorting-associated protein 2 homolog 2 isoform X1, which yields MNLFKKKTSPKEALRTSKREMAVATRGIEREIASLQMEEKKLVAEIKQTAKTGNEAATKILARQLVRLRQQITNLQGSRAQIRGVATHTQALYASTSISTGMKGATKAMAAMNKQMAPAKQAKVIREFQKQSAQMDMTIEMMSESIDETLDKDEAEEETEELTNQVLDEIGVDIASQLSSAPKGRIASRNTENVAPSRPQESQDVEDLEKRLASLRRL from the exons ATGAACCTCTTCAAGAAGAAAACCTCACCCAAAG AGGCTCTGCGGAcaagtaagagggaaatggcggTTGCAACAAGAG GCATTGAAAGAGAGATAGCATCACTTCAGATGGAG GAAAAAAAATTGGTAGCTGAGATCAAACAAACAGCTAAAACTGGAAATGAG GCTGCCACTAAAATCCTGGCTCGCCAACTTGTTCGATTACGACAACAAATAACCAATTTGCAGGGAAGTCGTGCCCAGATCAGGGGTGTAGCAACTCACACACAG GCATTATATGCAAGCACTTCAATCTCAACGGGAATGAAGGGGGCAACAAAAGCAATGGCAGCAATGAACAAG CAAATGGCACCAGCAAAACAGGCTAAAGTGATTAGAGAATTCCAAAAGCAATCGGCACAAATGGACATGACG ATTGAGATGATGTCAGAATCTATAGATGAAACTTTAGACAAAGATGAAGCCGAGGAAGAAACAGAAGAGCTCACTAATCAG GTTCTTGATGAGATTGGAGTGGATATTGCATCCCAG TTATCTTCGGCGCCAAAAGGCCGGATTGCTTCAAGGAATACCGAAAATGTTGCTCCAAG CAGACCGCAGGAATCCCAAGATGTTGAAGATCTTGAAAAGAGATTGGCTTCTCTTAGAAGATTATAG
- the LOC140183498 gene encoding zinc finger BED domain-containing protein RICESLEEPER 2-like, with the protein MKTTPTTSGKIVVVGAYTFDQENARKELSVMVCLHEYPLSIVDHIGFRRFCNALQPLFKVITRNTLKSDILKLYNDERSKTMNVLERNKSRVAIMTDMWKQATKTKVIWLLRLITLMIIGNCKAVLFIYVPAPHTDEVLSEVLVDCLMDWNLDRKVSTLTIDNCSTNDVMIENILTKMSHRNFILGVMAIGTLLDPRYKIYLLNFFFRKIYGETEACVIIGQVKRVVQDLVLEYATKERERDQAAQLDMPPPPSIPSSSKRRKFSHEDWQADFAAHVSEESAFIDTKSELDYYLEERPVPQTEQDFDILNWWKSNGAKFSTLQAIARDFLAIPISTIASESSFSTGGRFVTPHRSRLRPDTLEALICNQDWLWNELGTTTNIRFECYTIHNIEGDVDDSSKSESTITTIVG; encoded by the exons ATGAAGACAACTCCAACAACTAGTGGAAAAATAGTTGTGGTTGGCGCATATACCTTCGACCAAGAAAATGCAAGGAAAGAGTTATCAGTTATGGTTTGTCTTCACGAGTATCCACTATCTATTGTGGATCACATTGGATTTCGACGATTTTGCAATGCTTTGCAACCTCTCTTCAAGGTGATTACTCGCAACACTTTAAAGAGTgacatcttgaagctctacaacgATGAGAGATCGAAGACAATGAATGTCCTTGAGCGTAATAAAAGTCGAGTTGCAATTATGACTGATATGTGGAAGCAAGCAACCAAAACAAAGGTTATATGGCTGTTACGGCTCATTACATTGATGATTATTGGAAATTGCAAAGCCGTCTT GTTTATATATGTGCCGGCTCCCCACACGGATGAGGTACTTTCAGAGGTTCTTGTGGATTGTTTGATGGATTGGAATCTTGATAGGAAGGTATCCACTTTGACTATTGATAATTGCAGTACTAATGACGTTATGATTGAGAATATTTTGACTAAAATGTCACATAGAAACTTTATCTTGGGTG TTATGGCTATTGGGACTCTTTTGGATCCTAGGTACAAgatatatttattgaatttcttttttcGTAAAATATATGGTGAGACGGAGGCATGTGTTATAATTGGTCAAGTGAAAAGGGTAGTGCAAGATTTAGTTTTAGAATATGCAAcaaaggaaagagagagagaccaAGCTGCTCAATTAGATATGCCGCCACCACCATCAATTCCTTCAAGTTCAAAGAGGAGGAAGTTCAGTCATGAGGATTGGCAAGCTGATTTTGCTGCACATGTAAGTGAGGAATCTGCATTTATTGATACAAAGAGCGAGTTGGATTATTATCTTGAAGAGAGACCGGTACCACAAACTGAACAAGATTTTGATATCTTAAATTGGTGGAAGTCAAATGGAGCGAAATTTTCTACTTTGCAAGCTATTGCTAGAGATTTTTTGGCAATTCCTATCTCTACCATTGCCTCTGAATCTTCATTTAGTACGGGTGGTCGATTTGTTACGCCACATCGTAGTAGGTTGCGTCCGGACACATTAGAGGCTCTAATATGTAATCAAGATTGGCTTTGGAATGAACTTGGCACTACAACTAACATACGATTTGAGTGCTACACAATTCATAACATTGAAGGAGATGTTGAC GATTCAAGTAAGTCGGAATCTACCATCACTACCATTGTGGGATGA